The Paeniglutamicibacter sulfureus genome includes a region encoding these proteins:
- a CDS encoding tripartite tricarboxylate transporter permease produces MTVFCALGVYATSTAVTDLVIVLLIGVLGFALRRFGFPLAPIMIGVVLGPLAETSLRNAMMSSGGDASIVVGSPITLTLYRVLALVLVYTLWRKVNSRARQDV; encoded by the coding sequence ATCACCGTCTTCTGCGCGCTGGGCGTCTACGCCACCAGTACGGCGGTGACGGATCTGGTGATCGTGTTGCTCATCGGCGTGCTCGGTTTTGCCCTCCGCCGCTTTGGGTTCCCGCTAGCGCCGATCATGATCGGAGTCGTCCTCGGCCCGCTGGCCGAAACCAGCCTGCGAAACGCCATGATGTCCTCCGGCGGCGATGCCTCGATCGTGGTGGGTTCGCCGATCACGCTCACCCTCTACAGGGTGCTCGCTCTGGTGCTGGTCTACACACTCTGGCGCAAGGTCAACTCCCGCGCACGCCAGGACGTGTAA
- a CDS encoding very short patch repair endonuclease: MDSMSEQARSQLMGKIRGKDTKPELFVRQLLHAAGYRYRLHGRIPRGTLEKLNRQYPEVRLRGGKLPGSPDIVFPARHQAVFINGCFWHRHDCPAGQRAPATNAQFWADKRNRTHERDRQAIETLRDLGWETIVVWECELRDPKATLETLAHFLGPPARDKDIDGM, from the coding sequence ATGGACAGCATGTCCGAACAAGCGCGTTCACAACTCATGGGCAAGATCCGCGGCAAGGATACTAAGCCCGAGCTGTTCGTGCGCCAACTGCTGCATGCAGCGGGATACCGCTACCGGCTTCACGGTCGCATTCCACGTGGAACACTCGAGAAGTTGAATCGCCAATACCCGGAGGTGCGCCTGCGCGGCGGCAAGCTTCCCGGCTCTCCCGACATCGTCTTTCCCGCCCGCCATCAGGCTGTCTTCATCAATGGATGCTTCTGGCACCGACATGATTGCCCCGCCGGGCAACGTGCACCGGCGACAAATGCCCAATTCTGGGCGGACAAGCGCAACCGCACCCACGAACGAGATAGGCAAGCGATCGAAACCCTACGGGACCTCGGCTGGGAGACCATCGTGGTGTGGGAATGTGAGCTGCGGGATCCGAAGGCCACGCTCGAAACGCTCGCCCATTTTCTGGGCCCTCCCGCACGGGACAAGGATATCGACGGAATGTGA
- a CDS encoding EamA family transporter, which translates to MKPLDAADRRQNAPVAVAPLRATAATGRRRGTGFALMLASSVSNQAGAALGSMAFPVIGPVGVLAVRQLVTALVLAPVVRPRLRALRKDRWLPILGLALVFSMMNLSLYAAIDRIGLGLAVTLEFLGPLGVAIAFSRRPFDVACALLAGVGVIVLINPGPATDILGIALGLVAAAGWGSYILLNRTLGQRLPGLQGTAAASIVTAGMWVPIAILWFLAHVPSIGALGLAAACGLLSSVVPAVSDLQALRRVPARIFGIFTSLSPVWAVLAGWVMLHQALQPNEWLGVALIVLSNIFVSVRGLATSRPRTRTV; encoded by the coding sequence ATGAAACCCCTTGACGCCGCAGATCGCCGGCAGAATGCTCCCGTCGCCGTCGCGCCGTTGCGCGCCACGGCCGCCACCGGGCGTCGGCGCGGAACCGGGTTCGCACTGATGCTGGCCAGCTCGGTCTCGAACCAGGCCGGTGCGGCCCTGGGGTCCATGGCGTTTCCGGTTATCGGGCCGGTCGGCGTCTTAGCCGTGCGACAGCTCGTCACGGCACTCGTCCTGGCTCCGGTCGTGCGCCCCCGGCTGCGCGCACTGCGCAAGGATCGGTGGCTGCCGATCCTGGGCCTGGCGCTGGTGTTCAGCATGATGAACCTTTCCCTTTACGCCGCGATCGACCGCATCGGGCTCGGCCTGGCCGTCACCCTGGAGTTCCTGGGTCCGCTCGGCGTCGCCATCGCCTTTTCCCGCCGGCCGTTTGACGTCGCCTGTGCGCTGCTCGCGGGTGTCGGGGTCATTGTCCTTATCAACCCCGGTCCGGCTACCGACATCTTGGGAATCGCACTGGGCCTGGTTGCCGCCGCGGGGTGGGGTTCCTACATCCTGCTGAACCGCACCTTGGGGCAACGGTTGCCGGGCCTGCAGGGAACCGCCGCGGCGAGCATCGTCACGGCCGGCATGTGGGTGCCCATCGCGATCCTCTGGTTCCTCGCCCACGTGCCGAGCATCGGCGCCCTCGGACTGGCCGCAGCCTGCGGCCTGCTGTCCTCGGTCGTCCCCGCCGTTTCCGATCTGCAGGCCCTGCGGCGGGTTCCGGCCAGGATTTTCGGGATCTTCACCAGTCTGAGTCCGGTGTGGGCGGTTCTCGCCGGATGGGTCATGCTCCACCAAGCCTTGCAGCCCAACGAATGGCTGGGAGTCGCGCTGATTGTCCTGAGCAACATCTTCGTTTCCGTGCGGGGACTGGCCACATCCCGTCCCCGGACCCGGACGGTTTGA
- a CDS encoding SDR family NAD(P)-dependent oxidoreductase, with product MTTEAHTPPGTVLVTGAAGGLGRAFALGFARRGYAVAAADIDPAGTAETAEMVRAAGGRAEAFTVDVTSPVSTEALAAQVAGFAGGHVQVLINNAAIYATVTRSPFEDIDFEEWDRVMAVNLKGPWMMARALSPHLGAGSRIINLASATVYSGSEQWAHYVASKGGVIALSRVMAKELGRREITVNTIAPGFTLTEASYGLMDNAENYGVDRGALKRASQPDDIVGAALFLAGPDSSFITGQTLVVDGGRQFI from the coding sequence ATGACCACCGAAGCACACACCCCGCCGGGCACGGTGTTGGTCACCGGCGCCGCCGGAGGCCTCGGCCGGGCCTTCGCCCTCGGATTCGCCCGGCGCGGCTATGCGGTTGCCGCGGCGGACATCGATCCTGCCGGCACCGCCGAGACCGCAGAAATGGTCAGGGCCGCCGGCGGCCGCGCCGAGGCCTTCACCGTCGATGTCACCAGCCCCGTCTCCACCGAAGCGCTCGCGGCCCAGGTTGCCGGCTTCGCCGGCGGCCACGTCCAGGTGCTCATCAACAACGCCGCAATCTACGCCACCGTCACCCGCTCGCCCTTCGAGGACATCGACTTCGAGGAATGGGACCGGGTCATGGCGGTGAACCTCAAGGGACCCTGGATGATGGCCCGGGCGCTGAGCCCGCATCTGGGTGCCGGCTCGCGCATCATCAACCTGGCCTCGGCCACCGTCTACTCCGGTTCCGAGCAGTGGGCCCACTATGTGGCTTCCAAGGGCGGGGTCATCGCCCTGAGCCGGGTCATGGCCAAGGAATTGGGCCGACGCGAAATCACAGTGAACACCATCGCCCCGGGATTCACCCTCACGGAGGCCAGTTACGGGCTGATGGACAACGCCGAAAACTACGGGGTCGACCGCGGTGCGCTCAAGAGGGCCAGCCAGCCCGACGACATCGTGGGCGCCGCGCTCTTCCTCGCCGGTCCCGATTCCTCCTTCATCACCGGTCAGACGCTCGTCGTCGACGGTGGCCGCCAGTTCATCTAG
- a CDS encoding trypsin-like serine peptidase yields the protein MQATYVSHHPKGKTMSRTVAALLLAGALIGGTASTATSAPRSETDAVDTKKISSTQAEAAMSYWTPQRMKDAKPADSLTRGKSASNAPLDIGESTKIAGRSASKAKTTAGKPTKNVAETPVSHIGKVFFTLGGANYVCSGNAVVAANEATVSTAGHCVNEGPGAFATRWVFVPAYENGSAPYGSFAATELVAPTQWTQGGDITYDTAFAVVSDQSGVSLADQVGASGVAFNQARGLTYTAFGYPAARPFDGETLQSCSGAASDDPYGQTQSQGIPCDMTGGSSGGPWFLGGSDGFQNSVNSFGYGGIRNTMFGPYWGSVIEQAYQAAQN from the coding sequence GTGCAAGCAACGTACGTAAGTCACCACCCCAAGGGCAAAACCATGAGCAGGACGGTAGCTGCGCTTCTTCTCGCGGGCGCCCTGATCGGCGGAACCGCATCCACGGCAACTTCGGCCCCGCGGTCCGAAACCGATGCGGTCGACACGAAGAAGATCTCTTCGACGCAGGCTGAAGCGGCAATGTCCTATTGGACTCCCCAGCGAATGAAAGACGCCAAGCCCGCCGATAGCCTTACCCGCGGCAAATCGGCGTCGAATGCTCCGCTGGATATCGGTGAATCAACCAAGATTGCCGGGCGCAGCGCAAGTAAAGCAAAAACGACTGCAGGTAAACCGACCAAGAACGTGGCCGAAACACCCGTGTCCCACATCGGCAAAGTGTTCTTCACCTTGGGTGGCGCGAACTACGTATGCTCCGGTAACGCAGTTGTCGCCGCAAATGAGGCAACCGTCTCTACTGCGGGCCACTGCGTCAACGAGGGGCCGGGTGCCTTCGCGACTCGTTGGGTCTTTGTCCCTGCCTATGAAAACGGCAGCGCTCCCTACGGGTCCTTTGCCGCAACCGAACTCGTCGCTCCGACACAATGGACGCAAGGTGGAGACATCACCTATGACACGGCCTTCGCCGTGGTCTCGGACCAGAGTGGCGTGAGCCTAGCAGATCAGGTCGGAGCCTCTGGCGTCGCCTTCAACCAAGCCCGGGGTCTGACCTACACGGCATTCGGTTATCCGGCGGCACGGCCATTTGACGGAGAGACGCTGCAATCATGCAGTGGGGCCGCGAGCGACGATCCGTATGGGCAGACGCAGTCGCAGGGAATTCCGTGCGACATGACCGGTGGCTCTTCCGGAGGGCCATGGTTCCTCGGTGGATCGGATGGCTTCCAGAACTCAGTGAACAGCTTCGGCTACGGAGGCATCCGCAATACGATGTTCGGCCCATACTGGGGCTCGGTCATCGAACAGGCCTACCAGGCAGCACAAAACTAG
- a CDS encoding NAD(P)/FAD-dependent oxidoreductase, protein MDTATVPSRAGAGAPESGTATGLLIIGASQSGVQLAISLRALGYTEHITLLGDEDHRPYQRPALSKEFLQDKVGSESLIFRTNDYWIEHNITLIKGERIESVHSNADGSGTAHGTSGATYPYQRLALTVGARPRHLEAPGAELDGVVYLRNADDALRLKELAPATTDVVVVGGGFIGLEAASSLAAMGKRVTVLEYGQRLVGRAVGTETSDYFLTEHRKRGLDIHIGARIEQILDDGNGAVGAVRLEDGSQITAKIVLVGIGVIPNTELGESLGLEINNGIVVDAGALASDGTTIVVGDVANMPNPVPGAPAGERIRLESVNNAIEHAKVAAYSLMGRSEEYAGIPWFWSNQADMKLQIAGLSTGFESTVIRRDPDKGKFTVLYYRGGRIIAADAVNAPLDFMAVKQALAAGKSIDPERAADPGTMLKSLIA, encoded by the coding sequence ATGGACACCGCCACCGTTCCCTCCCGTGCCGGGGCCGGCGCACCAGAGTCGGGTACCGCCACCGGTCTGCTGATCATCGGAGCCTCCCAGTCCGGGGTGCAGCTGGCCATCTCGCTGCGCGCCCTGGGCTACACCGAGCACATCACGCTGCTGGGCGACGAGGACCACCGACCCTACCAGCGCCCGGCCCTGTCCAAGGAGTTCCTGCAGGACAAGGTCGGTTCCGAATCCCTGATCTTCCGCACCAACGACTACTGGATCGAACACAACATCACCCTCATCAAGGGCGAGCGGATCGAGTCCGTGCACTCAAACGCCGACGGCAGCGGAACCGCCCACGGCACCTCCGGTGCCACCTACCCCTATCAGCGTCTGGCCTTGACTGTCGGAGCCCGCCCGCGGCACCTCGAGGCCCCCGGCGCCGAGCTGGACGGGGTGGTCTACCTGCGCAACGCGGACGACGCACTGCGGCTGAAGGAACTTGCCCCCGCCACCACCGACGTGGTCGTGGTCGGCGGCGGGTTCATCGGCTTGGAGGCCGCCAGCTCACTGGCCGCCATGGGCAAGCGCGTCACCGTCCTGGAATACGGGCAGCGCCTCGTCGGCCGGGCCGTGGGCACCGAAACCAGCGACTACTTTCTCACCGAACACCGCAAGCGCGGCCTGGACATCCACATCGGGGCGCGCATCGAGCAGATCCTCGACGACGGCAACGGCGCCGTGGGCGCGGTGCGCCTCGAAGACGGGTCCCAGATCACGGCCAAGATCGTCTTGGTCGGCATCGGGGTCATCCCCAATACCGAGCTCGGCGAATCCCTCGGGCTGGAAATCAACAACGGCATCGTCGTGGACGCCGGGGCGCTCGCCTCCGACGGCACCACCATCGTCGTCGGCGACGTGGCCAACATGCCCAACCCCGTTCCCGGCGCACCGGCCGGTGAGCGCATCCGCCTCGAGTCGGTGAACAACGCCATTGAGCACGCCAAGGTCGCCGCCTACTCGCTCATGGGACGCAGCGAGGAATACGCCGGCATCCCGTGGTTCTGGTCCAACCAGGCGGACATGAAACTCCAGATCGCCGGCCTGTCCACCGGCTTCGAATCCACGGTCATCCGCCGCGACCCCGACAAGGGGAAGTTCACCGTCCTCTACTACCGCGGCGGGCGCATCATTGCCGCCGACGCCGTCAACGCCCCGCTGGACTTCATGGCCGTCAAGCAGGCCCTGGCCGCCGGCAAGTCCATCGACCCGGAACGGGCCGCCGATCCGGGCACCATGCTCAAGTCCCTCATTGCCTAG
- a CDS encoding DeoR/GlpR family DNA-binding transcription regulator, with protein sequence MFAEERHRLITEMIAGNGKVTVAELSARFDITRETVRRDLAQLESEGTLRRVHGGAVSTLAASTREESHSERSTIHAEAKARIAQAAHRLLPGDGVSVMLDAGTSTEILAGLIAQNSANTPSLVITHALPIAARIAANPQISLELIGGRVRGLTSAATGAGTVEQFSRLSADIAFLGTNALHSTFGLSTPDPLEATVKTAMAASAQRVVVLADSSKFERLTLVQFAKIDAIDTLVTDAAPTGELAAALEAADVEVVLA encoded by the coding sequence ATGTTTGCCGAAGAGCGGCACCGCCTGATCACCGAGATGATCGCCGGCAACGGGAAGGTCACCGTTGCCGAGCTCTCGGCACGCTTCGACATCACCCGCGAGACCGTGCGGCGGGATTTGGCCCAGCTCGAGTCCGAGGGCACGCTGCGCCGCGTCCACGGCGGCGCGGTCTCAACCCTTGCCGCCAGCACGCGGGAGGAAAGCCACAGCGAACGCAGCACCATCCACGCCGAGGCCAAGGCCCGCATTGCCCAGGCCGCCCACCGGCTGCTGCCCGGCGACGGCGTCTCGGTCATGCTCGACGCGGGAACCAGCACCGAGATCCTGGCCGGGCTGATCGCGCAGAACTCCGCCAATACCCCCTCGCTGGTGATCACCCACGCACTTCCCATCGCCGCTCGCATCGCCGCAAACCCCCAGATCTCCCTGGAGCTCATCGGCGGCCGCGTCCGTGGATTGACCAGCGCCGCCACCGGCGCCGGAACCGTCGAACAGTTCTCCCGCCTCAGCGCCGACATTGCGTTCCTCGGCACCAACGCCCTGCATTCCACCTTCGGTCTCAGCACCCCGGACCCCCTGGAAGCCACGGTTAAGACCGCCATGGCCGCCAGCGCCCAACGCGTCGTCGTGCTGGCCGACTCCTCCAAATTCGAAAGGCTCACCCTCGTGCAATTCGCGAAGATCGATGCGATCGACACCCTGGTCACCGACGCCGCACCGACCGGCGAACTCGCCGCGGCCCTGGAGGCGGCGGACGTGGAGGTGGTGCTGGCATGA
- a CDS encoding VOC family protein has product MIAAILAVLAFVLAACGTTAAAEDGPPPSALGPGLRMGPVELVTSDLDGLHRFYTEGVGLTTISSGEDDVVMGTGDTELLRLIAADSPDATPDDYTQAGLYHSAFLFPDEAELATSVLRTANLAPASFQGSSDHKVSKAFYFADPEGNGVELYVDMPEDTWEWNDGLVTMGSAALDPNAFIAEHLGNSAPAARATAVAMCTCAAATCSTPRNSTKTGSDSQ; this is encoded by the coding sequence GTGATCGCTGCGATTCTTGCGGTCCTTGCATTCGTGCTCGCGGCCTGCGGCACGACCGCCGCGGCCGAAGACGGCCCCCCGCCCAGCGCGCTGGGCCCCGGACTGCGGATGGGACCGGTCGAATTGGTGACGTCCGACCTCGACGGGCTCCACCGCTTCTATACCGAAGGAGTGGGCCTCACTACCATCAGCAGCGGCGAGGATGACGTTGTCATGGGCACCGGGGACACCGAGCTCTTGCGTCTGATCGCTGCCGACTCCCCGGATGCGACGCCGGATGACTACACCCAGGCCGGGCTCTACCACTCCGCATTCCTTTTCCCCGACGAGGCCGAGCTAGCCACTTCCGTGCTGCGCACCGCGAACCTGGCACCAGCCTCGTTTCAAGGTTCCAGCGACCACAAGGTGAGCAAAGCTTTCTACTTCGCAGACCCCGAGGGAAACGGCGTTGAGCTCTATGTTGATATGCCCGAGGACACCTGGGAGTGGAACGACGGACTTGTCACGATGGGTTCGGCGGCGCTGGACCCGAATGCCTTCATCGCCGAGCACCTTGGAAACAGTGCTCCCGCTGCCCGCGCCACGGCTGTGGCGATGTGCACCTGCGCGGCGGCGACCTGCAGCACGCCGAGGAATTCTACGAAGACGGGCTCGGATTCGCAGTAA
- a CDS encoding HD domain-containing protein has product MNTLTDTDPGAAFAAAYPQRPIPAPGNVDTSPICLTPGIEADLLPLWAAVVPETRARGNDIHLPISLAFARRLCDAYPDANRELVLVATLLHDTGWAHVDESKIISEGFRGDWRKAGIRFEHERLGCDVARRVLPSLGYEPEFIEAVCAIIDGHDTRPVAHSLEDALMRDADRLWRFDHAGIALAAGWFSQNPAVYTDRLETEIIPELITHAAVDMATTDLDRSRALLQTAVLR; this is encoded by the coding sequence ATGAACACCCTGACCGACACCGATCCCGGCGCCGCCTTCGCCGCTGCCTACCCACAACGCCCCATTCCCGCTCCCGGGAATGTGGACACCAGCCCTATTTGCCTCACCCCGGGCATCGAGGCGGACCTACTCCCGCTCTGGGCCGCGGTGGTTCCCGAGACCCGGGCCCGCGGCAACGACATCCACCTGCCCATTTCCCTGGCCTTCGCTCGCCGCCTGTGCGACGCCTACCCGGACGCAAACCGCGAGCTGGTGCTCGTGGCCACCTTGCTGCACGACACCGGGTGGGCCCACGTGGATGAATCCAAGATCATCTCCGAGGGCTTCCGCGGCGACTGGCGCAAGGCCGGCATCCGCTTTGAGCACGAGCGCCTGGGCTGCGATGTGGCCCGCCGTGTGCTGCCTTCGCTGGGGTACGAACCCGAATTCATCGAGGCGGTTTGCGCCATCATCGACGGGCACGATACCCGCCCGGTGGCCCATTCCCTGGAGGATGCGCTGATGCGCGACGCCGACCGGCTCTGGCGCTTTGACCACGCCGGCATCGCGCTGGCCGCGGGCTGGTTCTCGCAGAACCCCGCCGTGTACACGGACCGGCTGGAGACCGAGATCATCCCCGAGCTCATCACCCACGCCGCGGTGGACATGGCCACCACCGATCTGGACCGCTCCCGCGCCCTGCTGCAGACGGCGGTGCTGCGATGA
- a CDS encoding aldehyde dehydrogenase family protein → MSTQQQHLQHQPGAAAARAALALPYRHVDTHFIDGEWLASTGSARNDVTDPATGLAWGSVADGTTEDLEQAVNAARTAFDSGPWPRLSPSQRAAVLLRIADQIEVRSTELSLTNTLENGSPVSETKGAAANAASIFRYFASLAPLLESEDVRPFPNGLGESLVRRDPVGVCGLIAPWNFPINLMVIKLAPALLAGCTVVMKPASPTPLSFRIIMDALAAAGVPAGVANLVTGSGRLGDALVRHPKINKVAFTGSTPVGRKIAAACGELLRPVTLELGGKSSALVLPDADLGAMGDTLIRSCMRNTGQTCYISTRILAPSERYDEVVDLVTSTIATAPQGDPLDPATVFGPSATASQYRTVLEYIESGHAEGARATTGGHKAQLGGDLDAGYFVAPTVFAEVLPGMRISREEIFGPVVSILRYDGIDEGIALANNTEFGLGGLVFGADTDAAQAAADRMDTGSVGINFFASNHAAPFGGRNDSGLGTEYGPEGLAAYLSYKSIHRR, encoded by the coding sequence ATGAGCACGCAACAGCAACACCTCCAGCATCAGCCAGGCGCCGCTGCCGCGCGCGCTGCCCTGGCTCTTCCCTACCGCCACGTAGACACCCACTTCATTGACGGCGAGTGGCTTGCCTCAACGGGTAGCGCCCGCAACGACGTCACCGACCCGGCCACCGGATTGGCGTGGGGTTCGGTCGCCGACGGCACCACCGAGGACCTTGAGCAGGCGGTGAACGCGGCGCGAACTGCCTTCGACTCGGGCCCCTGGCCGCGGCTGTCGCCCTCCCAGCGGGCGGCTGTGCTGTTGCGCATTGCCGATCAGATCGAGGTGCGCTCCACCGAGCTGTCACTGACCAACACGTTGGAAAACGGCTCCCCGGTCTCCGAGACCAAGGGCGCGGCGGCAAATGCCGCCAGCATCTTCCGCTACTTTGCCTCGCTGGCCCCGCTGCTGGAATCAGAGGACGTCCGTCCCTTCCCTAACGGCCTGGGCGAGTCCTTGGTGCGCCGGGACCCGGTGGGCGTGTGCGGACTTATTGCCCCGTGGAACTTCCCGATCAACCTGATGGTCATCAAGCTGGCACCCGCTTTGCTGGCCGGGTGCACCGTGGTGATGAAGCCGGCCTCCCCCACGCCGCTGTCATTCAGGATCATCATGGATGCGCTGGCTGCTGCCGGTGTTCCGGCAGGCGTGGCCAACCTGGTCACCGGATCCGGCCGCCTGGGAGACGCGCTGGTGCGCCATCCCAAGATCAACAAGGTCGCCTTCACCGGCTCCACGCCGGTGGGTCGCAAGATCGCCGCCGCCTGCGGTGAGCTGCTGCGCCCCGTCACCCTCGAGCTGGGAGGCAAGTCGAGTGCGTTGGTGCTGCCGGATGCGGACCTGGGCGCCATGGGCGACACCCTCATCCGTTCCTGCATGCGCAACACCGGACAGACCTGCTACATTTCCACGCGCATCCTGGCCCCGTCCGAGCGCTACGACGAGGTCGTGGACCTGGTCACGTCCACCATTGCCACTGCACCCCAGGGGGACCCACTGGATCCGGCGACGGTCTTTGGCCCGTCGGCCACCGCCAGCCAATATCGGACCGTGCTCGAGTACATCGAGTCGGGACACGCCGAAGGTGCCCGTGCCACCACAGGCGGGCACAAGGCGCAACTGGGCGGCGACCTGGACGCCGGTTACTTTGTCGCCCCCACCGTGTTTGCGGAGGTATTGCCCGGGATGCGGATTTCCCGGGAGGAGATCTTCGGGCCGGTGGTTTCAATTCTTCGCTACGACGGAATCGATGAGGGGATCGCACTGGCGAACAACACCGAGTTCGGTTTGGGCGGTCTGGTCTTTGGCGCCGACACCGATGCCGCACAGGCAGCGGCCGACCGCATGGATACCGGCAGCGTTGGCATCAACTTCTTCGCCTCCAACCACGCGGCGCCGTTTGGCGGTCGCAACGATTCTGGGCTCGGCACCGAGTACGGCCCCGAAGGCCTGGCCGCCTATTTGAGCTACAAGTCGATTCACCGTCGCTGA
- a CDS encoding 2Fe-2S iron-sulfur cluster-binding protein — MPTVHFTDAAGTTTTINANTGDSVMETAVRNGVSAIVAECGGSLSCATCHVFVAEADLPSLEPMGEMEDEMLYGTAVDREDNSRLSCQIRLCEDQELHVTTPETQV; from the coding sequence ATGCCTACAGTCCACTTCACCGATGCAGCCGGTACCACCACCACCATCAACGCCAACACCGGGGACTCGGTCATGGAGACCGCGGTGCGCAACGGCGTCTCCGCCATCGTCGCCGAATGCGGCGGCTCGCTCTCCTGCGCCACCTGCCATGTCTTCGTCGCCGAGGCCGACCTGCCGAGCCTGGAGCCCATGGGCGAGATGGAGGACGAGATGCTCTACGGCACCGCCGTTGACCGCGAGGACAACTCCCGGCTCTCCTGCCAGATCCGGCTCTGCGAGGACCAGGAACTCCACGTCACCACCCCCGAAACGCAGGTCTAG
- a CDS encoding LysR family transcriptional regulator produces the protein MDWNLRELRYFVTAAEEGSFTDAAARLFVSQAAVSRTIAGLEKSVGERLLRRVPRGCELTSTGQQVLPQARKVLAEAVRFTRFLDSRHGVLRLGYAWAALGRHTARLQRDWDRGHEAIELQLVRQNLPTSGLAEGLCDVAVMRGPADARRFDSVVVGLERRVVAFASDDAQWVRRRQVSMAEVAQRTVVIDPRAGTTNSHLWSGAGQQPTFIETTDVDSWLDSIAAGRGVGSTAEATAHHHPRPGVTYRPIKDGPRIEVRLVWWQDEPPGGLSDLVDAVTRLYADS, from the coding sequence ATGGACTGGAATCTTCGGGAATTGAGGTACTTCGTCACTGCGGCCGAGGAAGGATCCTTCACCGATGCCGCTGCACGGCTCTTCGTCTCGCAGGCCGCAGTCTCACGCACCATCGCGGGACTGGAGAAGAGCGTGGGGGAGAGGCTGCTGCGCCGGGTGCCGCGAGGATGTGAGCTCACCAGCACCGGTCAGCAGGTGTTGCCCCAGGCCCGCAAGGTGCTCGCCGAGGCGGTACGGTTCACCAGATTCCTGGACAGTCGCCACGGCGTCTTGCGGCTGGGGTACGCCTGGGCGGCGCTCGGGCGGCACACCGCCCGCCTGCAGCGTGACTGGGACCGTGGCCACGAGGCCATCGAGCTCCAACTGGTCAGGCAGAACCTGCCCACTTCCGGCTTGGCCGAGGGGCTCTGCGATGTGGCGGTGATGCGCGGACCCGCCGATGCACGGCGCTTCGATTCGGTGGTGGTGGGACTGGAACGCCGAGTGGTCGCCTTCGCCTCTGACGACGCACAGTGGGTGCGGCGCCGCCAGGTGAGCATGGCCGAGGTCGCGCAGCGCACCGTGGTCATCGACCCCCGTGCAGGGACCACCAACAGCCACTTGTGGAGCGGTGCGGGCCAACAACCCACGTTCATCGAAACCACCGACGTCGACAGCTGGCTGGACTCCATTGCCGCGGGCCGCGGTGTGGGATCCACGGCCGAGGCCACGGCACACCACCATCCACGCCCTGGCGTCACCTATCGCCCCATCAAGGACGGCCCCCGGATCGAAGTACGGCTGGTGTGGTGGCAGGACGAACCTCCCGGCGGGCTCAGCGACCTCGTTGACGCCGTGACCCGCCTCTATGCCGATAGTTAG